One genomic window of Caenorhabditis elegans chromosome I includes the following:
- the endu-1 gene encoding Endoribonuclease endu-1 (Confirmed by transcript evidence), with product MCSVLIFISILTVLAQCQKIPRFDVSNSELLAMAQKLRQVDTNRARPDQIKLNYQGHTVTRDDSDAAQAKLFSKVDTSLFRKPSYELYINLMDNFNRQTGVIEPRVSQAEEKNEVGKFLDYVLESRPMQELYNWFKAKGHPIATSPQVFRFWIGQLWFSHYSRALGRPDTSGFEHVFIGEAKNGEISGMHNWVRFYVLENNRTENFDYKGFTVKRFNIMAALKFTWDGLLKRAGSILIGTSPEFDMALYTMCFLSRRGRETCDVEFDGCPLQITSFEIMQQNKVYIGSIYPTAGRITDQCRAQNRFN from the exons ATGTGCTCTGTGCTCATTTTTATCTCAATCTTGACAGtgttggcacagtgccagaaAATCccga GATTTGATGTATCCAACTCGGAACTTCTCGCAATGGCTCAAAAACTTCGTCAAGTAGACACAAACCGTGCTCGTCCCGATCAAATTAAGCTCAACTATCAAGGACATACAGTAACCCGAGATGATAGTGATGCAGCACAagcgaaacttttttcaaaggttGATACTTCGCTGTTTCGTAAGCCATCATATGAGCtttatattaatttaatgGACAATTTCAATCGACAAACCGGTGTTATTGAGCCACGTGTTAGCCAAGctgaagagaaaaatgaagttgGAAAGTTTTTGGACTATGTGTTAGAGTCACGTCCAATGCAGGAACTATATAATTGGTTTAAAGCTAAAG GTCATCCAATCGCCACAAGCCCCCAAGTATTTCGGTTCTGGATTGGACAACTTTGGTTTTCACACTACTCAAGAGCTTTGGGACGCCCGGATACTTCAGGGTTtgaacatgtttttattggaGAA gcaaaaaatggtGAAATCTCTGGAATGCATAATTGGGTTAGATTCTACGTGTTAGAGAATAATCGAACCGAGAATTTTGATTATAAAGGATTCACTGTAAAAAGATTC aacataATGGCTGCACTAAAATTCACATGGGACGGCCTCTTGAAACGAGCTGGCTCAATTCTAATTGGAACATCTCCAGAATTTGATATGGCTCTGTATacaatgtgttttttgtcAAGAAGAGGAAGAGAGACTTGTGAT GTTGAATTCGACGGATGTCCACTTCAAATcacaagttttgaaattatgcaACAGAATAAG gtgtaCATTGGGAGTATCTATCCAACAGCTGGAAGAATAACTGATCAGTGTAGAGCTCAAAATCGATTCAATTAA
- the spp-25 gene encoding Saposin B-type domain-containing protein (Confirmed by transcript evidence): protein MQYICLVSALFVLVLSRGIPTIPQPRIDVWSGPNCHMCEVILNNVRYEYRNNFTNVTPDQLRQSLYQQCDLNLNGFTDQECHKIADEDSADILQQLQEGTSSYRICQRELLC from the exons ATGCAGTACATTTGTCTTGTTTCGGCTCTTTTTGTTCTTGTTTTGAGTCGAGGTATTCCTACAATTCCACAACCAAGAATTGATGTATGGTCAGGACCTAATTGTCATATGTGTGAG GTAATCCTTAATAATGTCCGATATGAGTATCGTAACAATTTCACAAATGTAACTCCTGACCAACTTCGGCAATCTCTTTACCA acaatgtgATTTAAATTTGAACGGCTTCACTGATCAAGAATGTCACAAAATTGCGGATGAAGATTCTGCTGATATACTTCAACAACTTCAAGAAGGAACATCTTCATATCGAATTTGTCAAAGAGAACTTttatgctga
- the sur-6 gene encoding Serine/threonine-protein phosphatase 2A regulatory subunit sur-6 (Confirmed by transcript evidence), producing MVMEVDEPAVAATTSQNQPQEHANDFDMDTSEGPIENDETFEPVDQINWKFNQVKGNIDADVHTEADVISCVEFSHDGEYLATGDKGGRVVIFQRDQSGKYVKGVRSREYNVYSTFQSHEPEFDYLKSLEIDEKINQIRWLKKKNAANFILSTNDKTIKLWKISERERKIGDDAWNLPRTNRINTSSFRGRLQIPSIVPMELIVEASPRRVYGNAHTYHVNSISVNSDQETFLSADDLRVNLWNLEITNESFNIVDIKPANMEELTEVITAAEFHPTQCNWFVYSSSKGSIRLCDMRDRALCDAYAKIFEEPEDPQSRSFFSEIIASVSDVKFSHNGRYLLTRDYLTVKVWDLNMESQPVETYPVHNYLRTKLCALYENDSIFDKFECDWSGDDKHILTGSYHNLFRSYARGNNQDAKTWEARPQEPHSQLRSRFVVPSAKRKRNNLSSSGETTEEDLSSDQLQFDRKILHTAWHPKDNIIALAATNNLYIFSDV from the exons atggTGATGGAAGTGGACGAACCTGCAGTTGCGGCGACTACATCGCAAAATCAACCGCAGGAGCATGCGAATGACTTTGATATGGATACCTCCGAGGGACCAATTGAGAACGATGAAACATTTGAACCGGTAGAtcaaataaattggaaattcaacCAGGTGAAAGGAAATATAGATGCCGATGTGCACACGGAAG ccgatGTGATCTCTTGTGTGGAATTTTCACACGATGGTGAATATTTGGCAACGGGAGACAAAGGAGGACGTGTTGTAATTTTCCAACGAGATCAGAGT ggaaagTATGTGAAAGGCGTTCGATCGAGGGAATATAATGTTTACTCGACATTTCAATCTCATGAACCTgaatttgattatttgaaatcaCTAGAAATTGACgagaaaattaatcaaattcgGTGGCTTAAAAAGAAGAATGCAGCCAATTTCATTCTCTCGACCAACGACAAAACAATCAAGCTGTGGAAAATTAGTGAAAGAGAGCGTAAAATTGGAGACGATGCATGGAATCTGCCTAGAACAAACAGAATCAA cactTCCTCCTTCCGAGGTCGCTTACAAATACCCTCGATCGTGCCAATGGAGTTGATAGTTGAAGCAAGTCCGAGACGAGTTTACGGAAATGCTCACACTTATCACGTCAACAGTATTTCAGTGAATTCTGATCAg GAAACATTCCTATCTGCCGACGATTTGCGAGTTAACCTTTGGAATCTGGAGATTACCAATGAGTCTTTCA ACATTGTCGACATCAAGCCTGCTAATATGGAAGAACTTACGGAAGTTATTACTGCCGCCGAATTCCATCCAACGCAGTGTAATTGGTTTGTATACTCTTCATCAAAAGGATCTATTCGATTGTGTGATATGAGAGATCGTGCTCTATGTGATGCGTATGCTAAAA TTTTCGAGGAACCAGAAGACCCTCAATCTCGATCTTTCTTCTCGGAGATTATTGCATCTGTTAGTGACGTCAAATTCTCACATAATGGAAGGTACTTGCTTACGAGGGACTATCTTACTGTCAAG GTGTGGGATTTGAACATGGAATCACAACCGGTAGAGACATATCCAGTGCACAATTATTTACGAACAAAACTCTGTGCACTCTACGAAAATGattcaattttcgataaattcgAGTGCGATTGGAGTGGAGATGACAA ACATATTCTCACGGGTTCGTATCATAATCTGTTCCGTTCATATGCTCGTGGCAATAACCAAGATGCGAAAACTTGGGAAGCTCGGCCTCAAGAACCACATTCACAGCTCCGATCTCGATTTGTTGTACCATCAGCGAAACGGAAGAGAAACAATCTGTCATCAAGCGGTGAAACG ACCGAAGAGGATCTTTCATCTGATCAACTTCAATTTGATCGTAAAATATTGCACACAGCATGGCATCCAAAGGATAACATCATTGCTCTTGCTGCCACTAACAATCTCTACATCTTCTCAGatgtttaa
- the F26E4.2 gene encoding Tnp_DDE_dom domain-containing protein (Confirmed by transcript evidence), with protein MINIFNSPIDPSQLDEFAQGKQQEDGDEQIFDVKKRKPQVTYSGDGRRMLDGVVEKQHESNALWTTAITRGVANEWREEATGTRLQKTKRYLSKVTYDAQVLVRQTYRRHGTEILIATNVILLLLFLYICRLFPFNK; from the exons ATGATCAATATCTTCAATTCTCCAATTGATCCATCACAACTTGATGAATTTGCACAAGGAAAACAACAGGAAGATGGTGATGAACAAATTTTCGATGTG AAGAAGCGCAAACCACAAGTGACATACAGTGGTGATGGGCGGCGA ATGTTGGATGGTGTTGTCGAAAAACAACATGAATCAAATGCTCTTTGGACAACTGCAATTACAAGAGGAGTTGCAAATGAATGGCGTGAAGAAGCAACTGGTACACGTCTTCAGAAGACAAAGAGATATC tCTCCAAAGTCACATATGATGCACAAGTACTAGTACGTCAAACATATCGTCGCCATGGAACTGAAATCCTCATCGCCACAAATGTGATactattattattgtttttgtaCATTTGTCGACTATTTCCATTCAATAAATGA
- the F26E4.3 gene encoding putative peptidase C1-like protein F26E4.3 (Confirmed by transcript evidence) has protein sequence MPPNSVFLLPVLCLIVPIYSRGFFGIPGDYCSVRTHTCCENRDDDCTVPILGDHLCYCDMFCDRGPDGGNDCCPDFEATCRGKDIQNDQRIDGESCSMDGDTKEKNCEKCTCHNGFWKCDGTACLIQPDILEKIHTGRYSWSARNYSAFWGRSLSDGIKYRLGTLFPERSVQNMNEILIKPRELPEHFDARDKWGPLIHPVADQGDCGSSWSVSTTAISSDRLAIISEGRINSTLSSQQLLSCNQHRQKGCEGGYLDRAWWYIRKLGVVGDHCYPYVSGQSREPGHCLIPKRDYTNRQGLRCPSGSQDSTAFKMTPPYKVSSREEDIQTELMTNGPVQATFVVHEDFFMYAGGVYQHSDLAAQKGASSVAEGYHSVRVLGWGVDHSTGKPIKYWLCANSWGTQWGEDGYFKVLRGENHCEIESFVIGAWGKGSKRRRRFKMRKLRRFRKMFK, from the exons ATGCCACCTAACTCGGTATTTTTATTACCTGTATTATGCTTAATAGTTCCTATTTATTCTAGAGGATTCTTCGGAATTCCAG GAGACTACTGCTCTGTACGAACTCATACATGTTGTGAGAACCGAGATGATGATTGTACTGTTCCAATTCTTGGAGATCATCTATGTTATTGTGATATGTTCTGTGATCGAGGTCCCGATGGAg GAAACGACTGTTGTCCGGACTTTGAGGCCACTTGCCGCGGAAAAGACATTCAAAATGACCAAAGGATCGACGGAGAAA GTTGCTCGATGGATGGAGATACAAAggaaaaaaactgtgaaaaatg cACTTGTCACAATGGTTTCTGGAAGTGTGATGGTACTGCATGTCTTATTCAACCAGATATTCTTGAGAAAATCCATACTGGACGATACTC aTGGTCTGCCCGTAACTATTCGGCATTTTGGGGTCGAAGCTTGAGTGATGGAATCAAATATCGATTGGGAACTCTATTTCCAGAGAGAAGTGTTCAAAATATGAATGAGATTCTTATAAAGCCGAGAGAACTTCCAGAACATTTTGATGCAAGGGATAA ATGGGGACCATTGATCCATCCAGTTGCTGATCAAGGTGATTGTGGAAGTAGTTGGTCCGTTTCAACCACTGCAATCTCTTCTGATAG actagCCATCATATCGGAAGGTAGAATCAACTCAACACTTTCATCTCAACAACTTCTATCATGCAATCAACACAGACAAAAAGGATGTGAAGGTGGATATTTGGATAGAGCATGGTGGTACATTAGGAAATTAGg AGTCGTCGGAGATCATTGTTATCCATATGTGTCTGGACAAAGCCGAGAACCTGGGCATTGCCTGATTCCAAAGAGAGATTATAC aaatcgacAAGGACTTCGGTGTCCAAGTGGATCTCAAGATAGTACCGCTTTTAAAATGACTCCGCCGTACAAAGTGTCAAGTCGTGAGGAAGATATTCAAACTGAACTTATGACAAATGGCCCAGTACAAGCAACTTTTGTAGTTCACGAGGATTTCTTTATGTATGCTGGAGGAGTTTATCAACATTCTGATCTTGCTGCTCAAAAAGGAGCATCTTCCGTTGCAGAGGGATATCATTCGGTTCGAGTTTTGGG ATGGGGAGTTGATCACTCAACAGGAAAACCAATCAAATACTGGTTGTGTGCCAATTCATGGGGAACTCAGTGGGGAGAAGATggatatttcaaagttttaagaGGAGAGAATCATTGTGAAATTGAAAGCTTTGTTATTG GAGCCTGGGGCAAAGGATCAAAACGACGAAGGCGATTCAAGATGAGAAAACTTCGACGATTCAGGAAgatgttcaaataa
- the F26E4.5 gene encoding Tyrosine-protein kinase (Confirmed by transcript evidence) gives MLSASRGNRRHKDRSEVETAVRGPDLLLKATDETSSDGASTSLSKSVEESAPNKDKSNSSLVKSHHVLKIKLKKITNWSGCSGALLDDEPFYHGYMSREESEKLVRSQGEFLLRKTELTKRGEVVVLSVFWDEGVHHLVVEKANNGLYYLKEFCFENISDLVRYHHQTRASVYKSGIKLFSWVVREEWQLYHEQINLGKKLGNGEFGEVFQGVLSVGIFTNDVEVAVKTMKGSKVTADERITFLREANLMLKLNHKYVVRLYGVATQQEPIMIVMELCSGGCLKSRIEKKDEQLSDVLKRKYCKQIAKGMRYLEKKQVIHRDLAARNVLLDKSDNCKISDFGLSLFGKLHKEQKLMKVPIRWLAPETLLKGIYSSKSDVWSFGVVMFEVFSGEYPYADVKVLKELRRKVAHENLRLKPPSDMPTDDAKVMEMCFEPVDNRATFVQVCNRYKDLTSPLPTWNGIANKLIGIGSAV, from the exons ATGTTG AGTGCCAGCAGAGGAAATCGTCGTCATAAAGATCGTTCTGAAGTGGAAACCGCTGTTCGCGGACCCGATCTTCTGTTGAAAGCAACGGATGAA acatcCAGTGATGGTGCATCCACTTCACTTTCAAAGTCAGTTGAAGAGTCGGCACCGAATAAAGATAAAAGTAATAGTTCCTTAGTGAAAAGTCATCATGTTCTTAAGATTAAACTCAAGAAA ATCACAAATTGGAGTGGATGTAGTGGAGCACTTCTCGACGATGAGCCATTCTATCATGGATACATGTCTCGTGAAGAGTCTGAAAAACTGGTTCGCTCACAAGGAGAGTTCCTTCTTCGTAAAACTGAGCTAACAAAACGTGGAGAAGTGGTAGTTCTCTCGGTGTTCTGGGATGAAGGTGTTCATCATTTGGTTGTGGAGAAGGCAAATAATGGACTTTATTATCTGAAAGAGTTTTGTTTCGAA AACATAAGTGATCTTGTCCGTTATCATCATCAAACTAGAGCGAGCGTCTACAAATCTGGAATTAAATTGTTCAGTTGGGTGGTCAGAGAAGAATGGCAATTGTACCATGAGCAG ATTAATTTGGGAAAGAAATTGGGAAACGGAGAGTTTGGAGAGGTTTTCCAAGGAGTTCTATCTGTTGGAATATTCACAAATGATGTGGAAGTTGCTGTGAAAACGATGAAAGGAAGTAAAGTTACAGCTGATGAAAG aataacatTCCTTCGTGAAGCTAATCTGATGCTGAAACTGAACCACAAGTATGTTGTCCGATTGTATGGAGTTGCAACTCAACAAGAACCAATAATGATTGTAATGGAATTATGTTCTGGTGGATGCTTGAAAAGTCGAATCGAGAAGAAAGATGAACAATTGAGTGATgtgttgaaaagaaaatattgcaAACAAATTGCAAAAGGGATGAGATATCTAGAGAAAAAACAAGTTATTCACAGAGATTTGGCAGCTCGTAATGTACTTCTTGATAAATCCGACAATTGTAAGATCAGTGATTTTGGTCTTTCTCTCTTCGGAAAATTGCACAAGGAGCAGAAACTCATGAAGGTTCCAATCAGATGGTTAGCACCAGAAACTCTTCTAAAAGGAATTTATTCATCAAAATCTGATGTTTGGAGTTTTGGAGTTGTGATGTTTGAAGTGTTCAGTGGAGAATATCCATATGCAGATGTTAAG GTATTGAAAGAACTTCGACGAAAAGTTGCTCACGAAAACCTGCGTTTGAAACCTCCAAGTGATATGCCAACTGATGATGCAAAAGTCATGGAAATGTGCTTTGAGCCAGTCGATAATAGAGCAACATTTGTGCAAGTCTGCAACag GTACAAAGATCTCACAAGCCCATTGCCTACATGGAATGGAATAGCCAACAAGTTGATTGGAATAGGATCAGCCGTCTGA
- the F26E4.4 gene encoding DNA-directed RNA polymerase III subunit RPC4 (Confirmed by transcript evidence): protein MSKPGRPNLSLAGKREAPAQQKNNRGGSTSTRGAGRGRGARGRGAGPRPKQELIQTGGVFSEGLGGDFPSRKKDKDSDASQFSYSNREKGSGAPSSSTGDHNKEGKKEEKNVAGKASFEGWDALWCSDDEGDKEELKALMPPPFISDLRRGNIMPVVLPSEDQPQFLNIINKSARLSLEEDEAPIDEKKPLNTESGPKSRKATPEQLINMLEASSSDLLHLQLPSVIGSICNNIEANVEASMEVDEPDNDVPTGIVSAPPPPSGLPQNRKIGKLQVTRKGRMILKIGGHSIDITSKPTTGKKQGTVLLEVDPNADQLQAPSTFSSAPEMINSLYHLGNVKHNLVGSMTWGALNEKSKRIDDAGEINDVEMRDDEVSDAVDEKKIEQLEKEQSKWGALAEKWATGLQTS, encoded by the exons ATGTCGAAGCCGGGACGCCCAAATTTGTCCCTGGCTGGCAAGCGAGAGGCTCCCGCtcaacagaaaaataatcGTGGAGGTTCTACATCGACAAGAGGAGCTGGGAGAGg cCGTGGTGCTCGAGGTCGAGGAGCAGGTCCCCGTCCCAAGCAAGAGCTTATACAAACTGGAGGAGTATTTTCTGAAGGTCTAGGAGGCGATTTCCCATCTAGGAAGAAGGATAAAGATTCAGATGCTTCGC AGTTTTCGTATTCAAACCGAGAAAAAGGAAGCGGAGCGCCTTCTTCATCAACTGGTGACCATAACAAAGaagggaaaaaagaagagaaaaacgTCGCAGGAAAAGCATCTTTCGAAGGCTGGGATGCTTTGTGGTGCAGTGATGATGAAGGAGATAAGGAAGAACTCAAAGCACTGATGCCACCACCA tttatcagTGATCTGAGAAGAGGAAACATAATGCCGGTTGTTTTGCCTTCTGAAGATCAACCACAGTTTCTGAACATCATAAACAAAAGTGCACGCCTTTCATTGGAAGAAGATGAAGCTCCGATTGATGAGAAAAAGCCGCTTAATACCGAATCAGGGCCAAAATCACGAAAAGCGACTCCTGAACAATTGATCAATATGTTAGAAGCTTCTTCTAGCGATCTTCTTCATCTCCAGCTTCCATCCGTTATCGGATCTATATGTAATAATATCGAAGCAAATGTGGAAGCGTCAATGGAAGTGGATGAACCAGACAATGATGTTCCAACTGGAATCGTCTCAGCTCCACCTCCACCATCCGGTCTGCcacaaaaccgaaaaattggaaagttgcAAGTCACTCGTAAAGGACGTatgattctgaaaatcggTGGGCATTCAATAGATATCACATCAAAGCCAACTACTGGGAAGAAACAAGGAACTGTTCTTCTTGAAGTTGATCCAAATGCTGATCAACTTCAAGCACCATCCACATTTTCTAGTGCTCCAGAAATGATTAATTCGCTGTACCACCTTGGAAATGTGAAGCATAACCTGGTTGGATCAATGACCTGGGGAGCATTGAATGAAAAGTCGAAGCGAATTGATGACGCAGGAGAAATAAACGACGTTGAAATGAGAGATGATGAGGTTTCTGACGCAGTTgacgaaaagaaaattgagcaaCTGGAAAAAGAACAGAGCAAATGGGGAGCTCTCGCAGAAAAATGGGCTACTGGCTTACAAACAtcataa
- the cox-7C gene encoding Cytochrome c oxidase polypeptide VIIc (Confirmed by transcript evidence), translated as MLSRQVIRPIVQAVRKGHSSHSPSAVTYTGQGPNTFVNDGWASARLPFHVTNKWGFAAKAVTFLAIGFWAPFIVVEYQLRKANQ; from the exons ATGTTGAGCCGCCAAGTCATTCGCCCAATTGTCCAAGCCGTCAGAAAGGGCCACAGCAGCCACTCGCCATCGGCCGTCACGTACACCGGACAAGGACCAAACACTTTCGTCAATGACGGTTGGGCCTCtgct cgtcTCCCATTCCACGTCACCAACAAGTGGGGATTCGCCGCCAAGGCCGTCACTTTCCTCGCAATCGGATTCTGGGCTCCATTCATCGTCGTCGAGTATCAACTCAGAAAGGCCAAccaataa